In a single window of the Platichthys flesus chromosome 5, fPlaFle2.1, whole genome shotgun sequence genome:
- the rgl3a gene encoding ral guanine nucleotide dissociation stimulator-like 1 isoform X1 gives MRIILPVFGGGDGGEPRSLRSKMGRMGRMRKLLSLRTNPCVDVHMDSEPGVWLRSFQLIDTDAQYEDPVQEWGEEEEDGALFGITLRREPVQPNSETAELATAFSFIQYHTVKVRRLKAATLERLVTHLLDPDHQEPDFTPVFLSTYRAFTSTSTLIELLFQRDDSIANLDNTVCPRSTLPPVIRLWLEDYSEDFHEPPKYQALRLICGHLRHRLCFRRLAQTAESLLKRLQEQDCNRSASHHGDKSLQQDPGDEEDGGDMSAKEEDKHSFMDFPVREVSEQLTRLDADLFVRVVPFHCLGCVWSQRDKKESRNLAPSVRATIFQFNAITNRVITSLLCPSSPSPPTSSPISSPISSSPFLYPSTAPSSPRCAHASPAHRATIIERWITVAQECRELKNFSSLRAILSALQSNAVYRLKKTWAAVSRDSKATFEHLCDTFPDENCVLTTREILVEDDSPSDSSVTTDSKPRLCSTSKQMNLSSGVVPYLGTYLTVLTMLDTALTDTVEGGLINFEKRRREFEILSQIRQLQASCSHYSLPVNPRITAWLQAHTLLTDQESYELSRDLEPPVDPCPSSPNSWSSRLITRKLATLRSASDSSIRKTHADQISVSSSGSSSSDMEELSAPQPSPLRLKLKSLSGSLLDVAEDFSSSSPSLSTSSCSSSHPDLSSSSLALSPESSSSSSSSSCSSQASLPVYNKQVADSCIIRVSVESVSNGNVYKSILLTSQDHTPHVIQRAIEKHNMEDVSCHDFSLCQMLNNGKELQIPDKANVFYAMCTTANYDFVLRQHWRSHGRHACSSLSPGAPAKGRHAK, from the exons ATGAGGATCATTCTTCCGGTGTTTGGAGGCGGTGATGGAGGGGAGCCCCGCAGCCTCCGCAGCAAAATGGGCCGGATGGGCAGGATGAGGAAGCTGCTGTCGCTCCGGACCAATCCCTGTGTGGACGTGCACATGGACTCTGAGCCTGGTGTGTGGCTGAGGAGCTTCCAGTTGATAGACACTGATGCACAGTATGAG GACCCGGTGCAGgagtggggggaggaggaggaggacggggccTTGTTTGGCATCACGCTCCGCAGGGAGCCCGTCCAGCCGAATTCCGAAACGGCAGAGCTGGCCACGGCCTTCAGCTTCATCCAGTACCACACGGTGAAGGTGCGCCGGCTGAAGGCCGCCACCCTGGAGCGTCTGGTCACCCACCTGCTGGACCCTGACCACCAGGAGCCCGACTTCACCCCTGTGTTCCTCTCCACCTACAGGgccttcacctccaccagcaccCTCATCGAGTTGCTGTTTCAGAG AGACGACTCAATCGCCAACCTGGATAACACTGTCTGCCCTCGCAG TACCTTACCCCCAGTGATTCGGCTCTGGCTGGAGGACTACAGTGAAGACTTCCATGAACCCCCCAAGTACCAGGCCCTCAGGCTGATTTGTGGGCACTTGAGGCATCGCCTCTGCTTCAGACGTCTGGCTCAGACTGCTGAGAGCCTGCTCAAGAGGCTCCAGGAACAAG attgCAACCGGTCTGCGTCACATCACGGTGATAAATCATTGCAGCAGGATCCGGGAGACGAGGAGGACGGAGGTGACATGTCCGCTAaggaggaggacaaacacaGCTTTATGGACTTCCCTGTTAGAGAAGTATCGGAGCAGCTGACCAGACTGGACGCT GATCTGTTTGTCCGAGTGGTGCCCTTCCACTGCCTGGGCTGCGTCTGGTCCCAGCGTGACAAGAAAGAAAGCAGAAACTTGGCGCCCAGCGTCCGCGCCACCATCTTCCAGTTCAATGCCATCACCAACCGTGTCATCACCTCACTCCTCTGCCCGTCCTCACCCAGCCCTCCCACTTCCTCTCCCATCTCATCGCCCATCTCGTCCTCTCCCTTCCTGTACCCCTCAACGGCCCCGAGCTCACCTCGCTGCGCGCACGCCAGCCCTGCCCACAGAGCAACCATCATTGAGAGGTGGATCACTGTTGCACAG GAGTGTAGAGAGTTGAAGAATTTCTCCTCTTTGAGAGCGATCCTGTCAGCGCTGCAGTCCAACGCTGTGTATCGCCTCAAGAAGACCTGGGCGGCCGTCAGCAG GGACAGCAAGGCCACCTTCGAACACCTGTGTGATACTTTTCCTGATGAGAACTGTGTGTTGACCACCAGAGAGATCCTCGTGGAG GATGACAGTCCCTCAGATAGCAGCGTCACCACGGACTCTAAACCGCGCCTCTGCTCAACGTCCAAACAGATG AACCTGAGCAGTGGAGTTGTGCCGTACCTGGGCACGTACCTGACCGTCCTCACCATGCTGGACACAGCACTGACTGACACAGTGGAG GGCGGACTCATCAACTTTGAGAAACGCAGACGG GAGTTTGAGATTCTCTCCCAGATCCGACAGCTTCAGGCTTCCTGTTCCCACTACAGCCTCCCAGTGAACCCTCGTATCACAGCCTGGCTGCAGGCGCACACCCTGCTCACCGACCAggagag cTATGAGCTGTCCCGCGACCTGGAGCCACCAGTTGACCCGTGTCCCAGTTCCCCCAACTCCTGGAGCAGTCGTCTGATCACGAGGAAGCTCGCCAC GTTGCGATCGGCCAGTGACAGCTCCATCAGGAAGACCCATGCTGATCAGATCAGTGTGTCGTCTTCTGGCTCCAGCAGTTCAGACATGGAGGAGCTCTCCGCCCCTCAACCTTCCCCCCTCAGACTGAAACTCAAG TCTCTGTCCGGTTCTCTTCTCGACGTAGCCGaggacttctcctcctcctctcccagcctctccacctcctcctgcagctcctctcatcctgacctcagctcctcctctctggcGCTGAGCCCCGAGTCCtcgtcatcctcatcctcatccagCTGCTCGTCTCAGGCCTCGCTGCCCGTCTACAACAAGCAGGTCGCTGACTCGTGCATCATCAGGGTCAGTGTGGAGTCTGTCAGCAATGGAAACGTCTACAAGAGCATACTG CTGACCAGTCAGGACCACACTCCTCATGTGATTCAGAGAGCgattgaaaaacacaacatggaggaCGTCAGCTGCCACGACTTCAGCCTCTGTCAGATGCTCAACAACGGAAAAG AGCTCCAGATCCCCGACAAAGCCAATGTGTTCTACGCCATGTGCACCACTGCCAACTATGACTTTGTCCTGCGCCAGCACTGGAGGAGCCACGGGAGGCATGCCTGCTCTTCTCTCAGCCCCGGAGCTCCTGCCAAGGGTCGCCACGCCAAGTGA
- the rgl3a gene encoding ral guanine nucleotide dissociation stimulator-like 1 isoform X2, whose product MGRWNLSMDPVQEWGEEEEDGALFGITLRREPVQPNSETAELATAFSFIQYHTVKVRRLKAATLERLVTHLLDPDHQEPDFTPVFLSTYRAFTSTSTLIELLFQRDDSIANLDNTVCPRSTLPPVIRLWLEDYSEDFHEPPKYQALRLICGHLRHRLCFRRLAQTAESLLKRLQEQDCNRSASHHGDKSLQQDPGDEEDGGDMSAKEEDKHSFMDFPVREVSEQLTRLDADLFVRVVPFHCLGCVWSQRDKKESRNLAPSVRATIFQFNAITNRVITSLLCPSSPSPPTSSPISSPISSSPFLYPSTAPSSPRCAHASPAHRATIIERWITVAQECRELKNFSSLRAILSALQSNAVYRLKKTWAAVSRDSKATFEHLCDTFPDENCVLTTREILVEDDSPSDSSVTTDSKPRLCSTSKQMNLSSGVVPYLGTYLTVLTMLDTALTDTVEGGLINFEKRRREFEILSQIRQLQASCSHYSLPVNPRITAWLQAHTLLTDQESYELSRDLEPPVDPCPSSPNSWSSRLITRKLATLRSASDSSIRKTHADQISVSSSGSSSSDMEELSAPQPSPLRLKLKSLSGSLLDVAEDFSSSSPSLSTSSCSSSHPDLSSSSLALSPESSSSSSSSSCSSQASLPVYNKQVADSCIIRVSVESVSNGNVYKSILLTSQDHTPHVIQRAIEKHNMEDVSCHDFSLCQMLNNGKELQIPDKANVFYAMCTTANYDFVLRQHWRSHGRHACSSLSPGAPAKGRHAK is encoded by the exons ATGGGGAGATGGAACTTGTCTATG GACCCGGTGCAGgagtggggggaggaggaggaggacggggccTTGTTTGGCATCACGCTCCGCAGGGAGCCCGTCCAGCCGAATTCCGAAACGGCAGAGCTGGCCACGGCCTTCAGCTTCATCCAGTACCACACGGTGAAGGTGCGCCGGCTGAAGGCCGCCACCCTGGAGCGTCTGGTCACCCACCTGCTGGACCCTGACCACCAGGAGCCCGACTTCACCCCTGTGTTCCTCTCCACCTACAGGgccttcacctccaccagcaccCTCATCGAGTTGCTGTTTCAGAG AGACGACTCAATCGCCAACCTGGATAACACTGTCTGCCCTCGCAG TACCTTACCCCCAGTGATTCGGCTCTGGCTGGAGGACTACAGTGAAGACTTCCATGAACCCCCCAAGTACCAGGCCCTCAGGCTGATTTGTGGGCACTTGAGGCATCGCCTCTGCTTCAGACGTCTGGCTCAGACTGCTGAGAGCCTGCTCAAGAGGCTCCAGGAACAAG attgCAACCGGTCTGCGTCACATCACGGTGATAAATCATTGCAGCAGGATCCGGGAGACGAGGAGGACGGAGGTGACATGTCCGCTAaggaggaggacaaacacaGCTTTATGGACTTCCCTGTTAGAGAAGTATCGGAGCAGCTGACCAGACTGGACGCT GATCTGTTTGTCCGAGTGGTGCCCTTCCACTGCCTGGGCTGCGTCTGGTCCCAGCGTGACAAGAAAGAAAGCAGAAACTTGGCGCCCAGCGTCCGCGCCACCATCTTCCAGTTCAATGCCATCACCAACCGTGTCATCACCTCACTCCTCTGCCCGTCCTCACCCAGCCCTCCCACTTCCTCTCCCATCTCATCGCCCATCTCGTCCTCTCCCTTCCTGTACCCCTCAACGGCCCCGAGCTCACCTCGCTGCGCGCACGCCAGCCCTGCCCACAGAGCAACCATCATTGAGAGGTGGATCACTGTTGCACAG GAGTGTAGAGAGTTGAAGAATTTCTCCTCTTTGAGAGCGATCCTGTCAGCGCTGCAGTCCAACGCTGTGTATCGCCTCAAGAAGACCTGGGCGGCCGTCAGCAG GGACAGCAAGGCCACCTTCGAACACCTGTGTGATACTTTTCCTGATGAGAACTGTGTGTTGACCACCAGAGAGATCCTCGTGGAG GATGACAGTCCCTCAGATAGCAGCGTCACCACGGACTCTAAACCGCGCCTCTGCTCAACGTCCAAACAGATG AACCTGAGCAGTGGAGTTGTGCCGTACCTGGGCACGTACCTGACCGTCCTCACCATGCTGGACACAGCACTGACTGACACAGTGGAG GGCGGACTCATCAACTTTGAGAAACGCAGACGG GAGTTTGAGATTCTCTCCCAGATCCGACAGCTTCAGGCTTCCTGTTCCCACTACAGCCTCCCAGTGAACCCTCGTATCACAGCCTGGCTGCAGGCGCACACCCTGCTCACCGACCAggagag cTATGAGCTGTCCCGCGACCTGGAGCCACCAGTTGACCCGTGTCCCAGTTCCCCCAACTCCTGGAGCAGTCGTCTGATCACGAGGAAGCTCGCCAC GTTGCGATCGGCCAGTGACAGCTCCATCAGGAAGACCCATGCTGATCAGATCAGTGTGTCGTCTTCTGGCTCCAGCAGTTCAGACATGGAGGAGCTCTCCGCCCCTCAACCTTCCCCCCTCAGACTGAAACTCAAG TCTCTGTCCGGTTCTCTTCTCGACGTAGCCGaggacttctcctcctcctctcccagcctctccacctcctcctgcagctcctctcatcctgacctcagctcctcctctctggcGCTGAGCCCCGAGTCCtcgtcatcctcatcctcatccagCTGCTCGTCTCAGGCCTCGCTGCCCGTCTACAACAAGCAGGTCGCTGACTCGTGCATCATCAGGGTCAGTGTGGAGTCTGTCAGCAATGGAAACGTCTACAAGAGCATACTG CTGACCAGTCAGGACCACACTCCTCATGTGATTCAGAGAGCgattgaaaaacacaacatggaggaCGTCAGCTGCCACGACTTCAGCCTCTGTCAGATGCTCAACAACGGAAAAG AGCTCCAGATCCCCGACAAAGCCAATGTGTTCTACGCCATGTGCACCACTGCCAACTATGACTTTGTCCTGCGCCAGCACTGGAGGAGCCACGGGAGGCATGCCTGCTCTTCTCTCAGCCCCGGAGCTCCTGCCAAGGGTCGCCACGCCAAGTGA